In Candidatus Schekmanbacteria bacterium, the DNA window TCGCAGCTGCGTCCAGTATCTGTCTCTCTCTTTGAGACATAGTCATAGTTTTCTCGCCCTGTTATCAAAGTAAAAATTTAAAGAGCAGTTTAATTATAAACCGTTGTTTTCTAAACCTTTATTTTACTGAATGTCAAGAATTTAAATTTTCCCCGCTCATCATCATAATCTAAAAAACCTTTCGACGGCTACACAATAGAATGCGAAAACAAGAGACCGCGAGAAATATGAAAAGAGCCATAATAAGACAAAAGGGACAACAGCTTCGATTTGTCAAATAACTCCTTCAATCGCTAAAGCCGTCTTGTAGAGTTTGATATATTCTTCTGCCGACTTTCTCCACGAAAAATCGCAACGCATTGCGTTCTCGATTATTTTGTTCCATTCTGATGAGCTATAACAGTTAAGCGCTCTCTTTATGGCTGAAAAAAATTCCGAAGGCGTCAACTCCTCAAATTTAAAACCATTGCCCTGCTCCATATCTTTGTCAAAATCAATTATCGTATCATCGAGACCACCGGTTGCACGGACGATTGGGATTGTGCCGTATTTCAAACTATACATCTGGTTCAAACCGCAGGGCTCATAGCGTGATGGCATAAGAAAAAAATCGCAGCCTGCTTCTATGAGATGGGCAAGTTCGTTGTCAAAACCGATTGTTACCGAGACAGCTCTTTTAAATTCCGATGCCCTCTTTCTAAGGGCTTCTTCGTATCGAGCTTCACCTGTTCCCAAAACAACAACTTGGCCACCTGCATCCACGATTTCAGGAATCGTTTCAGCTAAAATATCGATACCTTTTTGATATGCAAGACGCGAAACTATACCGAGTAGCGGTATCTCTGGTGAAATATCAAGTTTGGAGTTTTTTTGAAGGACCTCCTTGCATTTCTTTTTTCCTTCTAATTTTTCAGCACTATAATTGAAGGGTATGAGTTTGTCCGTTTCAGGATTCCACTGCGAATAGTCAACGCCATTTAATATTCCAAATACCGTCTTCGACCTATTCTTCAAAATATTCTCCATTCCACAGCCAAACTCAGGAGTCTGTATCTCCTTGCTGTATTTGCGGCTCACTGTGTTCACCACTGTTGAAAATATCAATCCACCTTTGAGGAAGCTATAACTGTCATAATGTTTGAGGGCTTCTTCGGTAAGATATTCGGGAGGAATGTTCAGAGGAGAAATCTGTTCAAAAGAGAAATTACCCTGATAAGCAAGGTTATGGACTGTGAGACATACTGCCGTGTTCTTGAAATTGTCATCGTCTGAAAAGGTTGTCTTCAGAAAAATTGGAACAAGTGATGTCTGCCAATCGTTGCAGTGGATTATATGTGGATGTAATTCGATCTGCTTCATATAGTAGAGACTTGCAAGAGAAAAGAAGGAAAACCTCTGTGCATTGTCAGGATAATCTCCATTTGGTGTTACATACAATCCTTCTCTGTCATAGTATTCATCATTTTCAATGAGAATTATATCGACATAATCAGAAAGTTTTCCGCGCATAAAACCTGCAGTGGTTCTTTTGCCGCAAAAATCAAAGGATATCTCACATTCTTTTGAGATCTCATTTCTGCTCTCCTTTGCTTC includes these proteins:
- the glgA gene encoding glycogen synthase GlgA, with translation MGDIDRKKLKVAFLSSEVVPYAKTGGLADVSGTLPVELKRAGVGEILVFMPAYREAKESRNEISKECEISFDFCGKRTTAGFMRGKLSDYVDIILIENDEYYDREGLYVTPNGDYPDNAQRFSFFSLASLYYMKQIELHPHIIHCNDWQTSLVPIFLKTTFSDDDNFKNTAVCLTVHNLAYQGNFSFEQISPLNIPPEYLTEEALKHYDSYSFLKGGLIFSTVVNTVSRKYSKEIQTPEFGCGMENILKNRSKTVFGILNGVDYSQWNPETDKLIPFNYSAEKLEGKKKCKEVLQKNSKLDISPEIPLLGIVSRLAYQKGIDILAETIPEIVDAGGQVVVLGTGEARYEEALRKRASEFKRAVSVTIGFDNELAHLIEAGCDFFLMPSRYEPCGLNQMYSLKYGTIPIVRATGGLDDTIIDFDKDMEQGNGFKFEELTPSEFFSAIKRALNCYSSSEWNKIIENAMRCDFSWRKSAEEYIKLYKTALAIEGVI